The Coffea arabica cultivar ET-39 chromosome 1e, Coffea Arabica ET-39 HiFi, whole genome shotgun sequence genome has a window encoding:
- the LOC113688182 gene encoding probable polyamine transporter At3g13620 translates to MTITTFPIAPPREDGQSSNQQLPITTNPAASINKRKVSNKVTLIPLIFLIYFEVAGGPYGEEPAVQAAGPLLAILGFLIFPFVWSIPEALITSELSTAFPGNGGFVIWADRAFGPFCGSLMGAWKFLSIVINIAAFPALGVDYLKKLFPIFSSGLPRYLAILVSTLVLSFVNYTGLTIVGYAAVGLGIVSLAPFIIMSLIAIPKIHPHRWINLGQKGVKKDWNLFLNTLFWNLNFWDNVSTMAGEVENPQKTFPLALFCAVIFTCLGYIIPLVAVTGAISVDQSLWEAGFMADAAEMISGKWLKIWIEFGAVLSAIGLFEAQLSSSAFQIEGMARIGFLPKFFSLRSKWFNTPWVGILVSTAIILAVSHMKYTDIISAANFLYSLGMILEYLSFLWLRRKFPSLKRPYRVPCRLPTLVVICLIPSAFLVVLMAVATKIVYLMSGLMTVGAIIWYFLMKLCKSKKWLKFNDGYAEEEM, encoded by the coding sequence GTGAAGATGGGCAAAGTTCAAATCAACAATTGCCTATAACAACCAATCCAGCAGCCTCAATTAATAAAAGGAAAGTTTCGAATAAAGTCACCCTCATTCCTCTAATTTTCCTCATATACTTTGAAGTTGCCGGTGGTCCGTATGGCGAAGAGCCTGCAGTCCAGGCTGCGGGGCCTTTATTAGCCATTCTTGGCTTCCTAATTTTCCCTTTTGTCTGGAGTATCCCTGAAGCCCTGATCACATCAGAGCTCTCCACTGCATTCCCTGGAAATGGAGGATTTGTGATATGGGCTGATCGTGCTTTTGGACCCTTTTGTGGATCGCTTATGGGAGCATGGAAGTTTCTTAGTATTGTCATCAATATAGCAGCATTTCCGGCACTTGGTGTTGACTATCTCAAGAAACTGTTTCCAATCTTCTCTTCAGGCCTACCACGCTATCTGGCAATTCTGGTATCGACTTTAGTCCTTTCTTTTGTCAACTATACAGGGCTTACTATAGTTGGATATGCAGCTGTGGGTTTAGGCATTGTTTCGTTAGCACCATTTATAATAATGTCATTGATAGCGATTCCGAAGATTCATCCACATAGATGGATCAATTTAGGCCAAAAGGGTGTGAAAAAAGACTGGAATTTGTTCCTTAATACATTGTTTTGGAACCTGAATTTTTGGGATAATGTTAGTACTATGGCTGGTGAAGTTGAGAATCCACAAAAGACATTCCCTTTGGCACTGTTTTGTGCTGTGATTTTTACCTGTTTAGGTTACATTATCCCACTCGTAGCTGTAACAGGGGCAATTTCTGTGGATCAGAGTTTATGGGAAGCAGGTTTCATGGCAGATGCAGCAGAGATGATTTCAGGTAAATGGTTGAAAATCTGGATTGAATTTGGGGCTGTTTTATCAGCAATTGGACTTTTTGAAGCTCAGTTGAGTAGCAGTGCTTTTCAGATTGAGGGCATGGCTAGAATAGGCTTCTTGCCTAAGTTCTTCTCGCTAAGGTCAAAATGGTTCAATACACCTTGGGTGGGCATACTGGTTTCAACTGCTATTATACTTGCTGTGTCTCATATGAAGTACACAGATATCATATCAGCTGCCAATTTCTTGTATAGTTTGGGAATGATTTTAGAATATCTATCCTTTCTTTGGTTGAGGAGAAAATTTCCCTCATTGAAACGCCCATATCGTGTTCCATGCAGGCTGCCAACTCTGGTGGTCATATGCTTAATCCCATCAGCATTTTTGGTGGTTTTAATGGCTGTAGCGACTAAGATTGTATATTTGATGAGTGGGTTGATGACTGTGGGTGCAATTATATGGTACTTCCTGATGAAGTTGTGCAAGTCAAAGAAGTGGCTCAAATTTAACGATGGTTATGCTGAGGAAGAAATGTGA